A stretch of the Butyricicoccus intestinisimiae genome encodes the following:
- a CDS encoding carbamoyl phosphate synthase small subunit, translated as MKKAYLLLADGTLFEGVSVGAEGASIAEIVFNTGMAGYQEVLTDPSYYGQSVCMTYPLIGNYGLNAEDFESRKCWVSGFIMREACAYPSNWRCDRSLDEYLKSEGIVGLAGIDTRRLTRILRNSGVMNGILYSEGYEPTKQQIAEMKAYKVTNAVKTVTISEPKVYPTTAETQKHRVALLDFGVKRNIRRELCARGCEVTVLPAYTKPEDILNGGYDGIMLSNGPGDPQENTEIIENLKVLIKSGMPIFGICLGHQLLALSIGAQTKKMTFGHRGVNHPVKDLAHDRTYITSQNHGYAVLGETVNPDIARVSHININDNTCEGIEHLHAPIFTVQYHPEVKPGPEDTAYLFDQFIALMDEKKGGAQ; from the coding sequence TTGAAGAAGGCCTATCTCCTGCTGGCTGACGGCACGCTGTTTGAAGGCGTCAGCGTCGGTGCAGAGGGCGCATCTATTGCGGAAATCGTATTCAATACCGGCATGGCGGGCTATCAGGAAGTCCTGACCGACCCGTCCTATTACGGACAGTCTGTCTGCATGACCTATCCGCTCATCGGCAACTATGGTCTCAACGCAGAGGACTTTGAGTCGCGCAAGTGCTGGGTTTCCGGCTTTATCATGCGCGAAGCATGTGCATATCCGTCCAACTGGCGCTGTGACCGCTCGCTGGACGAGTACCTCAAGAGTGAGGGCATCGTCGGTCTGGCAGGCATTGACACCCGCCGCCTGACCCGCATCCTGAGAAACAGCGGCGTCATGAACGGCATTCTGTACTCTGAGGGCTACGAGCCGACCAAGCAGCAGATTGCCGAGATGAAGGCATATAAGGTGACCAATGCGGTCAAGACGGTTACCATTTCCGAGCCGAAGGTTTACCCGACCACCGCAGAGACCCAGAAGCATCGCGTGGCTCTGCTGGATTTCGGCGTCAAGCGCAACATTCGCCGCGAGCTGTGTGCGCGCGGCTGTGAAGTGACGGTTCTGCCGGCATACACCAAGCCGGAGGACATCCTGAACGGCGGCTATGACGGCATCATGCTGTCCAACGGCCCTGGCGACCCGCAGGAAAACACCGAAATCATCGAGAACCTGAAGGTGCTCATCAAGTCCGGTATGCCGATCTTTGGCATCTGTCTGGGACATCAGCTGCTGGCACTGTCCATCGGTGCACAGACCAAGAAGATGACCTTTGGCCACCGCGGTGTCAACCATCCGGTCAAGGATCTGGCACACGACCGCACCTATATCACCAGCCAGAACCATGGCTACGCTGTGCTGGGCGAGACCGTCAATCCGGACATTGCCCGCGTCAGCCACATCAACATCAACGACAATACCTGTGAAGGCATCGAGCATCTACATGCGCCGATCTTCACCGTTCAGTATCATCCGGAGGTCAAGCCGGGTCCGGAGGACACGGCATATCTGTTCGATCAGTTTATCGCACTCATGGATGAGAAGAAAGGAGGCGCTCAGTAA
- the hcp gene encoding hydroxylamine reductase, translated as MKHNMFCFQCEQTAGCTGCTGRAGVCGKQANTANLQDALTGALIALARTIQGKQTVSAKISKQIIDGLFTTVTNVNFNDVTIQQRIDAIHRELPAGTADYDMKKVWDAQEDIRSLKSLILFGIRGMAAYAYHAMILGYTDAQLDAFFVKALCAVGEDTWGMDELLPIVLEVGEKNLACMALLDKANTETYGIPEPTTVPLTVEKGPFIVVTGHDLYDLKCLLEQTKDKGVAVYTHGEMLPAHGYPELKKYPHLKGNFGTAWQNQQKEFDNIPAPILFTTNCLMPPRPSYADRVFTTEVVSYPEMVHIDEARDFTPVIEKALELGGYAEDQPFTGINGGHTVTTGFGHGAILRAADQIVDAVKSGAIRHFFLVGGCDGARPGRNYYTEFVKQTPPDTVVLTLACGKYRFNDLDLGTIGGLPRLMDVGQCNDAYGAIQVAVALAKAFDCGVNELPLSMVLSWYEQKAVCILLTLLYLGIQNIRLGPTLPAFLSPNVLQFLVEHYHIAPISTPEEDLKAILGE; from the coding sequence ATGAAGCACAACATGTTTTGTTTTCAATGTGAGCAGACAGCGGGCTGTACCGGATGTACGGGAAGAGCCGGCGTCTGCGGCAAGCAGGCAAACACTGCCAATTTACAGGATGCACTGACCGGCGCATTGATTGCGCTGGCGCGCACGATACAGGGCAAGCAAACCGTTTCGGCGAAAATCAGCAAACAGATTATAGATGGTCTGTTTACAACCGTCACCAATGTCAATTTCAACGATGTGACCATTCAGCAGCGCATAGACGCCATTCATCGAGAGCTTCCGGCGGGAACGGCGGATTATGATATGAAAAAGGTGTGGGATGCACAGGAGGACATTCGCAGCTTAAAATCTCTCATTTTGTTCGGCATTCGCGGCATGGCAGCATATGCCTATCATGCGATGATTTTGGGCTATACCGATGCGCAGCTGGATGCATTTTTTGTCAAAGCGCTGTGCGCAGTCGGAGAGGACACATGGGGCATGGATGAGCTGCTGCCGATTGTTTTAGAAGTCGGCGAGAAAAATCTTGCCTGCATGGCACTGCTGGACAAGGCGAATACGGAAACCTACGGCATACCGGAGCCGACCACTGTTCCGCTGACCGTTGAAAAGGGTCCGTTTATCGTTGTCACCGGACACGATTTGTACGACCTCAAATGCTTGCTGGAACAGACCAAGGATAAGGGCGTTGCCGTGTATACGCACGGCGAGATGCTTCCGGCGCACGGCTATCCGGAGCTGAAAAAATATCCGCATTTGAAGGGCAATTTTGGCACGGCATGGCAAAACCAGCAAAAGGAATTTGACAACATTCCGGCGCCGATTTTGTTTACAACAAACTGCCTGATGCCGCCGCGCCCGAGCTATGCAGACCGTGTGTTTACCACGGAAGTGGTCTCGTATCCGGAAATGGTGCACATTGATGAAGCCCGCGATTTCACGCCGGTCATCGAAAAAGCGCTGGAGCTGGGCGGCTATGCAGAAGATCAGCCGTTTACCGGCATCAATGGCGGGCACACCGTGACAACCGGCTTTGGACACGGCGCGATTTTGCGCGCTGCCGATCAGATAGTAGATGCTGTCAAATCCGGTGCAATTCGCCATTTCTTCTTGGTCGGCGGCTGTGACGGTGCGCGTCCGGGCAGAAACTACTACACGGAGTTTGTCAAACAGACGCCGCCGGACACGGTTGTACTGACGCTTGCCTGCGGTAAATACCGGTTTAACGATTTGGATCTCGGCACGATTGGCGGTCTGCCGCGTCTGATGGATGTCGGACAGTGCAACGATGCCTATGGTGCAATTCAGGTTGCGGTCGCGCTGGCAAAGGCATTTGACTGCGGGGTCAATGAACTGCCGCTGTCTATGGTGCTGTCTTGGTATGAGCAAAAGGCAGTGTGCATTCTGCTGACGCTGCTGTATCTTGGCATTCAAAACATTCGCCTTGGCCCCACGCTTCCGGCATTTCTTTCTCCCAACGTCCTGCAATTCTTAGTAGAGCACTATCATATTGCGCCGATCAGCACACCGGAAGAGGACTTGAAGGCAATTTTGGGCGAATAA
- the cls gene encoding cardiolipin synthase, protein MSHSRVESKTAVKNSVGRLAFCALAILLEVVFIAMMFTKLNRYAPWIQTCTYIVGALLVLAIYAQHKTSSMKTPWIILILVFPVLGVFLYFLVGLNGGTWAMRKRYEDIDAKLYPLLTEGETGQHTQAAMQALEKQDAQLANVSQYLLRNSKYPVYQNTQLRYFCAEEGLEAQKQALRQAKRFIFMEYHAIEDAEAWHGIQEILAERAKAGVEIRVFYDDMGSIGFINKDFVKRMEKLGIQCCIFNPLMPGLNLFLNNRDHRKITVIDGTIGFTGGYNLANEYFNLTHPYGQWKDTGIELRGEAVRSLTVTFLENWHAVKRKEEEQHAQPHIAEYLPEFAPKPELHGFIQPYADSPLDDEQVGEEVYISLLNKATKYCWFITPYLILTDEMIHAMGLAAKRGVDVRVITPGIPDKKMVYQVTRSYYSSLTRNGVRVYEWTPGFCHCKMCVTDDEAATCGTINLDYRSLYHHFENGCLYIGHPAVLETKRDFERTFLQCREVTEEYTTGHGRMLRLGQMFLRLFAPLL, encoded by the coding sequence ATGAGCCATTCACGAGTAGAGAGCAAAACCGCTGTGAAAAACAGCGTCGGGCGATTGGCGTTCTGTGCGCTGGCGATTTTGCTGGAAGTGGTGTTTATCGCCATGATGTTCACGAAGCTCAATCGCTACGCGCCGTGGATTCAGACGTGTACCTATATTGTCGGTGCGCTGTTGGTTCTCGCCATTTATGCACAGCACAAGACATCCAGTATGAAAACGCCGTGGATTATTCTAATTTTGGTTTTTCCGGTTTTGGGCGTGTTTTTGTATTTTCTGGTCGGTCTCAACGGCGGCACATGGGCGATGCGCAAGCGGTATGAGGACATTGATGCCAAGCTGTATCCGCTGCTGACAGAGGGCGAGACGGGACAGCACACACAAGCCGCCATGCAGGCACTGGAAAAACAGGATGCGCAGCTGGCAAATGTCTCCCAGTATCTGCTGCGCAACAGCAAATATCCGGTGTATCAAAACACACAGTTGCGGTATTTTTGTGCCGAAGAAGGTCTGGAAGCACAGAAACAAGCGCTGCGGCAGGCAAAGCGCTTCATTTTTATGGAGTATCATGCGATTGAGGACGCGGAGGCGTGGCACGGCATCCAAGAGATTTTGGCGGAGCGCGCCAAGGCGGGCGTGGAAATTCGCGTCTTTTACGATGACATGGGCAGCATTGGCTTTATCAATAAGGATTTTGTCAAGCGCATGGAAAAGCTGGGCATTCAGTGCTGTATTTTCAATCCGCTGATGCCGGGCCTCAATCTGTTTTTGAACAACCGCGACCACCGCAAAATCACCGTGATAGACGGAACCATTGGCTTTACCGGCGGCTACAATCTCGCCAACGAGTATTTCAATCTGACGCACCCGTATGGACAGTGGAAGGACACCGGCATTGAGCTGCGCGGCGAAGCCGTGCGCAGTCTGACCGTGACATTTTTGGAAAACTGGCACGCCGTCAAGCGCAAAGAGGAGGAACAGCATGCACAGCCGCACATCGCGGAATATCTGCCGGAATTTGCGCCAAAACCGGAGCTGCACGGCTTTATCCAGCCGTATGCGGACAGCCCGCTGGACGATGAACAGGTGGGAGAAGAAGTATACATCAGCCTGCTCAACAAAGCAACGAAGTATTGCTGGTTTATCACGCCGTATCTGATTTTGACCGACGAGATGATTCACGCCATGGGGCTTGCCGCCAAACGCGGCGTGGATGTCCGCGTCATTACGCCGGGCATTCCGGACAAAAAGATGGTGTATCAGGTGACACGTTCCTATTACAGCAGCCTGACGCGAAACGGCGTGCGGGTGTATGAGTGGACACCGGGATTCTGCCACTGTAAAATGTGCGTGACCGATGATGAGGCGGCGACCTGCGGCACCATCAATCTGGACTACCGCAGTCTGTACCATCATTTTGAAAACGGCTGTCTGTACATCGGCCATCCGGCGGTGCTGGAGACAAAGCGGGATTTTGAGCGGACCTTTTTGCAGTGTCGGGAGGTCACAGAGGAATACACAACCGGACACGGCCGCATGCTGCGCTTGGGACAGATGTTCCTGCGCCTGTTTGCGCCGTTGCTGTAA
- the carB gene encoding carbamoyl-phosphate synthase large subunit, giving the protein MPLRKDIHKVMVLGSGPIVIGQAAEFDYAGTQACRALREEGLEVILVNSNPATIMTDKAMADKVYIEPMTIPCVEEIIKKERPDSILPTLGGQTGLNIAMDLVASGFLDEYGVKLLGANPTTIDKAEDRQMFKDTMEKIHEPIIASKVVHTVEDAVAFTEEIGLPVIIRPAYTLGGTGGGIAYTWDELREIAASGIMYSRVDEILVEKCIAGWKEVEYEVMRDGKGNVITVCNMENIDPVGVHTGDSVVVAPSQTLCDHEYQMLRTSALKIITELGIEGGCNVQFALHPDSFEYAVIEVNPRVSRSSALASKATGYPIAKIAAKIAVGYGLDELTNAVTGKTAACFEPTLDYCVVKFPRWPFDKFVYADKTLGTQMKATGEVMAISNSFEGGMMKAVRSIEMKVDSLYMPLIAKLSDAEIIEKVKTCDFERIFSICEAFRRGILTVDEVHDITKIDEWFLNGFMRIIDMEHALENAEELTPELYLAAKKFGFTDKVIERLHGKPVGELSRLPVYKTVDTCAAEFEAETPYYYSTYDEETEVKPASGKKKIMVLGSGPIRIGQGIEFDYCSVHSVWALQELGCETIIVNNNPETVSTDFDTADRLYFEPLTPEDITGIVNAEKPDAAIVQFGGQTAINLAEHVESLGVPILGTPAWSIDAAEDREKFDVILNKTGIPRAKGDTVFTEEEAVKVADRLGYPVLVRPSYVLGGQGMEIAYKEADIREYMRVITRTKIENPVLVDKYLMGREIEVDAICDGEDILIPGIMEHLERAGIHSGDSISVYPSITIEDKHKQTIIDYTKKLAKELAVIGLVNIQFVLYNDEVYVIEVNPRSSRTIPYISKITGVPMVDLATRCMFGEKLKDMGWGTGLYPEGDHYAVKVPVFSFQKLRDLDTQLGPEMKSTGEVLGVSTSFREALLKGMMGAGYQMKKKGKVLISVRDADKQEIINIAERFAELGFDLYATSGTANVLNRHMVATNSVRNVDEPSPNMIDLIESGDIDYVIATSVKGRHPELGSVKIRRSTVEHAIPCLTAIDTASALLRCLEGDTRIQSCELVDINTVHLK; this is encoded by the coding sequence ATGCCGCTGCGCAAAGATATTCATAAGGTAATGGTACTGGGCTCCGGCCCGATCGTCATCGGTCAGGCAGCTGAGTTCGACTACGCAGGCACGCAGGCATGCCGTGCGCTGCGCGAAGAAGGTTTGGAGGTTATTCTGGTAAACTCCAATCCGGCTACGATTATGACCGACAAGGCCATGGCGGATAAGGTTTACATCGAGCCGATGACCATTCCGTGTGTAGAAGAAATCATCAAGAAAGAGCGTCCGGACTCCATTCTGCCGACACTGGGCGGTCAGACCGGTCTGAACATCGCCATGGATCTGGTGGCAAGCGGATTCCTCGACGAGTACGGCGTCAAGCTGCTCGGCGCAAACCCGACCACCATTGATAAGGCGGAAGACCGTCAGATGTTTAAGGACACCATGGAGAAAATCCATGAGCCGATTATCGCCTCCAAGGTGGTACACACCGTAGAGGACGCCGTTGCATTTACCGAAGAAATCGGTCTGCCGGTTATCATTCGTCCGGCATACACCCTCGGCGGCACCGGCGGCGGCATCGCGTATACTTGGGACGAACTGCGTGAAATCGCAGCGTCCGGTATCATGTACTCTCGTGTAGATGAAATTCTGGTCGAGAAGTGCATTGCAGGCTGGAAGGAAGTCGAGTACGAAGTAATGCGTGACGGCAAGGGCAATGTCATCACGGTTTGTAACATGGAAAATATTGATCCGGTCGGCGTACACACCGGCGACTCCGTCGTTGTTGCACCGAGCCAGACGCTGTGTGACCACGAGTATCAGATGCTGCGTACTTCTGCGCTCAAGATCATCACCGAGCTGGGCATTGAGGGCGGCTGTAACGTACAGTTCGCTTTGCATCCGGATTCCTTTGAGTATGCCGTTATCGAGGTAAACCCGCGTGTATCGCGTTCCTCCGCACTGGCATCCAAGGCAACCGGCTATCCGATTGCAAAGATTGCGGCAAAGATTGCGGTAGGCTACGGTCTGGACGAGCTGACCAACGCCGTTACCGGCAAGACCGCAGCTTGCTTCGAGCCGACGCTGGACTACTGCGTTGTCAAGTTCCCGCGCTGGCCGTTTGATAAATTCGTATACGCAGATAAGACGCTGGGCACCCAGATGAAGGCGACCGGCGAGGTTATGGCGATTTCCAACAGCTTCGAGGGCGGCATGATGAAGGCTGTCCGCTCCATCGAAATGAAGGTAGATTCGCTGTATATGCCGCTGATTGCCAAGCTGAGCGACGCAGAAATTATCGAAAAGGTAAAGACCTGCGATTTCGAGCGCATCTTCTCCATCTGTGAGGCGTTCCGCCGCGGCATCCTAACCGTGGACGAGGTTCACGACATCACCAAGATTGACGAGTGGTTCCTCAACGGCTTTATGCGCATCATCGACATGGAGCACGCACTGGAGAACGCCGAGGAGCTGACACCGGAGCTGTATCTGGCAGCAAAGAAGTTCGGCTTCACGGATAAGGTCATCGAGCGCCTGCACGGCAAGCCGGTCGGTGAGCTGTCTCGTCTGCCGGTATACAAGACGGTAGATACCTGTGCGGCAGAGTTCGAGGCAGAGACCCCGTACTACTACTCCACCTATGACGAGGAAACCGAGGTCAAGCCGGCCTCCGGCAAGAAGAAGATTATGGTTCTGGGCTCCGGTCCGATTCGTATCGGTCAGGGCATCGAGTTCGACTACTGCTCCGTACATTCCGTATGGGCACTGCAGGAGCTAGGCTGCGAGACCATCATCGTAAATAACAATCCGGAGACCGTATCCACCGACTTTGACACCGCAGACCGTCTGTATTTCGAGCCGCTGACACCGGAGGACATCACCGGCATCGTCAACGCAGAGAAGCCGGACGCTGCCATTGTACAGTTCGGCGGTCAGACCGCCATCAATCTGGCAGAGCACGTAGAATCTCTAGGCGTGCCGATTCTGGGCACACCGGCATGGAGCATTGACGCTGCCGAGGACAGAGAAAAGTTTGACGTCATCCTGAACAAGACCGGCATTCCGCGCGCAAAGGGCGACACGGTATTTACCGAGGAAGAAGCTGTTAAGGTTGCGGATCGTCTGGGCTATCCGGTACTGGTTCGTCCGTCTTATGTATTGGGCGGTCAGGGCATGGAAATCGCCTATAAGGAAGCGGACATCCGCGAGTATATGCGCGTCATCACCCGTACCAAGATTGAAAATCCGGTACTGGTCGACAAGTACCTGATGGGTCGAGAAATCGAAGTTGACGCCATTTGCGACGGCGAGGACATCCTGATTCCGGGCATCATGGAGCATCTGGAGCGCGCAGGCATCCATTCCGGTGACTCGATTTCGGTTTATCCGTCTATCACGATTGAGGACAAGCACAAGCAAACCATCATTGACTACACCAAGAAGCTGGCAAAGGAACTGGCAGTTATCGGTCTGGTTAACATCCAGTTCGTTCTGTACAACGACGAAGTATATGTCATTGAGGTAAACCCGCGTTCTTCTCGTACCATCCCGTATATTTCCAAGATTACCGGCGTACCGATGGTAGATCTGGCTACTCGCTGCATGTTCGGCGAAAAGCTGAAGGACATGGGCTGGGGTACCGGTCTGTATCCGGAAGGCGACCATTACGCTGTAAAGGTTCCGGTATTCTCGTTCCAGAAGCTGCGTGATCTGGATACCCAGCTTGGACCGGAGATGAAGTCCACCGGTGAGGTTCTGGGCGTATCCACCTCGTTCCGTGAAGCACTGCTCAAGGGCATGATGGGCGCAGGCTACCAGATGAAGAAGAAGGGCAAGGTTCTGATTTCTGTCCGTGATGCGGATAAGCAGGAAATCATCAACATTGCCGAGCGCTTTGCGGAGCTGGGCTTTGACCTGTACGCAACCAGCGGCACGGCAAACGTCCTCAACCGCCACATGGTAGCGACCAACTCGGTGCGCAATGTAGACGAGCCGTCCCCGAACATGATTGATCTGATTGAGTCCGGTGACATTGATTATGTCATCGCAACCTCTGTCAAGGGTCGTCATCCAGAGCTTGGCTCGGTTAAGATTCGCCGCTCCACCGTTGAGCACGCAATTCCGTGCCTGACCGCCATTGATACGGCGTCGGCACTGCTGCGCTGCCTGGAAGGCGATACCCGCATCCAGTCCTGCGAGCTGGTTGACATCAACACTGTGCATCTCAAGTAA
- a CDS encoding DUF4230 domain-containing protein: MNELTTIDKKKSKKFWGYVVVIALAAAVIVGQHIYWNRQLTKAEEKEETSSSVVVQDDGTITVNSQTLMSAMKGTDKLIAYEYYYTDAGTYEKGKKLFKTNIDIPFATDRAIFTYGGSLGVGIHADQIEIATDDVKKTIQVTVPPLEILTDTPDYDAFQYYDVKNSVFTSSNLKDFSAFQKELSEKQKKKLKKNKEFWEKAKESTELRIEHMLNKVANLDGYQITFVWESDNK, encoded by the coding sequence ATGAACGAACTGACGACGATAGACAAGAAAAAGAGCAAAAAATTTTGGGGATATGTTGTTGTCATCGCTTTGGCAGCAGCTGTTATCGTGGGACAACATATCTATTGGAACCGGCAGCTGACCAAGGCGGAGGAGAAGGAGGAGACTTCTTCCAGCGTGGTTGTACAGGACGATGGCACCATAACCGTAAATTCGCAGACCTTGATGAGTGCGATGAAGGGAACGGACAAACTGATTGCGTATGAATATTACTACACGGATGCGGGAACGTATGAGAAGGGAAAGAAGCTGTTCAAGACCAATATTGACATTCCGTTCGCAACGGATAGAGCAATCTTTACATACGGCGGCAGCTTGGGCGTCGGCATTCACGCGGATCAGATTGAGATTGCCACGGACGATGTGAAAAAAACCATTCAGGTAACCGTTCCGCCGTTGGAGATTCTGACGGATACGCCGGATTATGACGCCTTTCAGTATTACGATGTGAAAAATTCTGTGTTTACCAGCTCTAATTTGAAGGATTTCTCGGCATTTCAAAAGGAATTATCCGAGAAGCAAAAGAAAAAGCTGAAAAAGAACAAGGAATTTTGGGAAAAAGCAAAGGAGAGCACCGAGCTGCGCATCGAACATATGCTGAACAAGGTTGCCAATCTGGACGGCTATCAGATTACGTTTGTATGGGAATCGGACAACAAGTAA
- a CDS encoding DUF4097 family beta strand repeat-containing protein, whose translation MKTWLKTTLITGVLCCAVGAVLTAAGMLTGGKQYVQAADINTLRGDARKTDSDSLAVLNKQKISGVQALDLALDNLDLKIVPSADDSCYLSYRIAATGGEAPLTYTVQDGTLHLKENDAVQPQVHIDVDFLTDFLTLGRLPEDDDNAQTVILSVPKSQLKQLDIRSSYGDISMRGISAARGSIRCDNGDISLNNCQLSQLTLNNDYGDISMRGISAARGSIRCENGDISLKNCRLSQLTLNNDYGDIDLERCTLDTAAVQLSNGGFDARETAFSGENSITSSYGDVSVSDTLANLQALTIQASTAYGEISVPDGLRSQIRQTTDDELTDYCHSGTGGSLRVQADNGDIELSDD comes from the coding sequence ATGAAAACTTGGCTGAAAACAACATTGATTACCGGTGTTTTGTGCTGTGCGGTCGGCGCGGTGCTCACTGCCGCCGGTATGCTCACCGGCGGAAAGCAATATGTACAAGCTGCGGACATCAACACCCTGCGCGGCGATGCCCGCAAAACCGACAGCGATTCACTCGCTGTGCTGAACAAACAAAAAATATCCGGCGTACAGGCATTGGATCTTGCGCTGGATAATCTGGATTTGAAAATCGTACCGTCTGCTGATGACTCTTGTTATCTGTCCTATCGCATTGCGGCGACCGGCGGCGAAGCGCCGCTGACGTACACGGTGCAGGACGGCACGCTGCATCTCAAGGAAAATGACGCCGTGCAGCCGCAGGTGCATATTGACGTGGATTTCCTGACGGATTTTCTCACGCTCGGCAGGCTTCCGGAAGATGATGATAACGCACAAACCGTGATTTTATCCGTTCCGAAATCTCAGCTCAAGCAGTTAGACATCCGTTCTTCCTATGGTGATATCTCGATGCGCGGCATCTCGGCGGCGCGCGGCTCGATTCGCTGTGACAACGGAGATATTTCGCTGAACAACTGCCAGCTGTCCCAGTTAACGCTCAACAATGATTACGGCGACATCTCGATGCGCGGCATCTCGGCAGCGCGCGGCTCGATTCGCTGTGAAAACGGAGATATTTCGCTGAAAAACTGCCGACTGTCCCAGTTAACGCTCAACAATGATTACGGTGACATTGATTTGGAGCGGTGCACGCTGGACACCGCCGCCGTCCAGCTGTCCAACGGCGGTTTTGACGCACGGGAGACGGCATTTTCCGGTGAAAACAGCATCACAAGCAGCTACGGGGACGTTTCGGTTTCCGACACCTTGGCGAACCTGCAGGCGCTGACCATACAGGCGAGCACCGCATACGGAGAGATTTCCGTTCCGGACGGACTGCGGTCGCAAATTCGGCAGACCACGGACGATGAGCTGACGGACTACTGCCACAGCGGCACGGGCGGCTCTCTGCGCGTGCAGGCGGACAACGGAGACATTGAACTTTCCGATGACTGA
- a CDS encoding PadR family transcriptional regulator, with the protein MYFPVSSLLIEYLILTIVQTQDSYGYEISQTIKLAADIKESTLYPILKKLEKSGYLTTYSQLHQGRKRKYYSITALGKQQIQQLHEEWVSYRDTIEGIIEGRLRK; encoded by the coding sequence ATGTATTTTCCTGTATCCTCTCTGCTGATCGAGTATTTGATTCTGACCATTGTGCAGACGCAGGATTCGTATGGCTACGAAATCAGTCAGACAATCAAGCTCGCCGCAGACATCAAAGAATCCACGCTGTATCCGATTCTCAAAAAGCTGGAGAAATCCGGTTATCTCACCACCTATTCCCAGCTGCATCAGGGACGCAAACGCAAGTATTATTCGATTACCGCGCTTGGAAAACAGCAAATCCAACAGTTACATGAGGAATGGGTGTCTTATCGGGACACCATTGAAGGCATCATTGAAGGGAGGCTTCGCAAATGA
- a CDS encoding DUF1700 domain-containing protein — translation MTKQVYLDQLRKYLKKLPAEDYADAMEYFTEYFEEADEEQSQQLMHELGTPKEAARELIQNLLDKKITEQADGTAPKKKSHIFWIAFLAICAAPIGIPLLIAVLLVLLALLICAAAIVFAVGCCAAAFFLVGGKLVIRGLLAIPYSLSGAGMIAGSGLLTLGLSILAVVLGIYLCKWCCMLFAKLARWISQKRRR, via the coding sequence ATGACCAAACAGGTATATCTTGACCAGCTGCGCAAATACTTGAAAAAGCTGCCAGCTGAGGACTATGCAGACGCGATGGAGTATTTCACGGAATATTTTGAAGAAGCAGACGAAGAACAATCACAGCAGCTCATGCATGAGCTGGGCACACCCAAGGAGGCAGCTCGTGAACTGATTCAAAATCTGCTGGACAAAAAAATCACGGAGCAGGCAGACGGTACCGCTCCCAAAAAGAAATCTCATATTTTTTGGATTGCATTTCTGGCCATTTGCGCCGCACCCATCGGCATCCCGTTATTGATCGCCGTTTTGCTCGTCTTATTGGCACTTTTGATATGTGCCGCAGCCATCGTATTTGCGGTAGGATGCTGTGCCGCAGCCTTCTTCCTTGTCGGCGGCAAATTGGTGATCCGCGGACTGCTCGCCATTCCCTATTCCCTGTCCGGTGCCGGTATGATTGCCGGAAGCGGCCTGCTCACTCTCGGTCTCAGCATTCTTGCCGTTGTGCTCGGTATCTATCTGTGCAAGTGGTGCTGTATGTTGTTCGCTAAGCTCGCCCGTTGGATTTCGCAGAAAAGGAGACGATAA